A window from Methylocystis sp. MJC1 encodes these proteins:
- a CDS encoding FAD-dependent oxidoreductase translates to MSQSGQSELPNFSKGVALNALDESVPLRGSIDGEAAIMIRKGAEVFVVGAECTHYHGPLAEGLVVGETIRCPWHHACFSLRSGEAIRAPAFDSLPRWRVEEIDGKIFAREKLPSPAARPAPRSAPEKIVIVGAGAAGFAAAHRLRAEGYSGALEMIGADFAAPYDRPNLSKDYLAGTAPPEWLPLRDPAWYHDNGVVLRLGRRAETLDVSEKLLTLDDGSKVGYDALLLATGADPVHLSIPGADRPNVFYLRQLADADRIIAACGGASRAAVIGASFIGLEVAASLRTRGLAVDVIAPEAVPMARILGPQLGAHIQRLHEAHGVVFHLEDTVTEIGDDVLSLKSGAAVAADFVVIGVGVRPNLSLAESAGLAVDKGVLVDAYLATSALGVYAAGDIARWPDRISGERVRVEHWAVAERQGQTAARNILGHNERFDAAPFFWSQHYDQTISYVGHAPQWDRCELSGDPASGNCAVDYLQGGRKLAVATLGRDLDSLRAELAFEEAGALG, encoded by the coding sequence ATGTCTCAAAGCGGACAGTCCGAGCTGCCGAATTTCAGCAAGGGGGTGGCGCTGAACGCGCTCGACGAAAGCGTTCCGCTACGCGGCTCTATCGACGGCGAGGCCGCGATCATGATTCGCAAAGGGGCGGAAGTCTTCGTCGTCGGGGCCGAATGCACGCATTATCATGGGCCATTGGCCGAAGGGCTGGTCGTCGGCGAGACGATTCGATGCCCCTGGCATCATGCCTGTTTCAGCCTGCGCAGCGGCGAGGCGATTCGTGCGCCGGCGTTCGATTCGCTGCCGCGCTGGCGGGTGGAGGAAATCGACGGCAAAATTTTCGCCCGCGAAAAATTACCCAGCCCCGCGGCGAGGCCGGCGCCAAGAAGCGCGCCCGAGAAAATCGTCATCGTCGGGGCAGGGGCGGCAGGCTTCGCGGCGGCCCATCGGCTGCGCGCGGAGGGCTATAGCGGCGCGCTGGAAATGATCGGCGCCGATTTCGCCGCGCCTTACGACCGGCCCAATCTCTCCAAGGATTACCTCGCCGGGACGGCGCCGCCGGAATGGCTGCCGCTGCGCGATCCCGCCTGGTATCACGACAATGGCGTCGTGTTGCGTCTGGGGCGGCGGGCCGAGACGCTCGATGTTTCAGAAAAGCTGCTCACGCTGGACGACGGTTCCAAGGTCGGATACGACGCTTTGCTCCTCGCGACGGGCGCGGACCCCGTGCACCTCTCCATTCCGGGCGCGGATCGGCCCAATGTCTTTTATCTGCGGCAACTCGCGGACGCCGACCGAATCATCGCCGCCTGCGGCGGCGCATCTCGCGCTGCGGTCATAGGCGCGAGCTTCATCGGCCTCGAGGTCGCCGCGTCGTTACGCACGCGCGGCCTTGCCGTCGACGTGATCGCGCCGGAGGCGGTTCCCATGGCGCGCATCCTCGGCCCCCAGCTCGGCGCGCATATCCAGCGCCTGCACGAGGCGCATGGCGTCGTCTTCCACCTGGAGGACACGGTGACGGAAATCGGCGACGACGTTTTGAGTTTGAAGAGCGGCGCCGCCGTTGCGGCCGACTTTGTCGTGATCGGCGTCGGCGTGCGGCCGAATCTCTCACTCGCTGAGAGCGCGGGTCTCGCTGTCGATAAAGGCGTGCTGGTCGACGCCTATCTCGCGACGAGCGCGCTGGGCGTCTACGCGGCCGGCGACATTGCGCGCTGGCCGGATCGGATCTCGGGCGAGCGCGTCAGAGTCGAGCACTGGGCCGTGGCCGAGCGCCAAGGGCAGACAGCAGCCCGCAATATTCTGGGCCATAACGAGCGCTTCGACGCAGCGCCCTTCTTCTGGAGCCAGCATTACGATCAGACGATCTCTTATGTCGGCCATGCGCCGCAGTGGGACCGCTGCGAATTGTCTGGCGATCCGGCGTCGGGCAATTGCGCCGTCGACTATTTGCAGGGCGGCCGCAAACTCGCGGTGGCGACGCTCGGTCGCGATCTCGACAGCCTGCGCGCCGAACTCGCTTTCGAAGAAGCGGGCGCACTCGGATAG
- a CDS encoding outer membrane beta-barrel protein, giving the protein MKWYSLPLVTAASLAAGVALAADLPKKKAPVAPPPPPAWLDTLTVDGYVEGGIAINFNQPYNKLNWGHLYTDRANWPTFNGAVLTVQRPIDPKATTYDFGFKLQGQIGEDARYNHLTGFLDYLIHDRTQIAILEANVQAHLPWTSIISEGGVDVKAGIMPTYNGAELMYAKDNLFYSHSYIFNFGPFLHTGLMTTTHVREWLDVYAGVTTGVNNWIGYPGQPNASPSFHGGFGLNLLEGNLTVLGIVHHGPQNSSQGRFNYLYTPAALTASAWPNGVLGGIPQACICEPNTANRTFANLTTTWKATENLTLITDIAYNRESGWNPISTVTGIPQNQYGAFDGIAAGINPAWPGLAALPQKPQGAESYAIAQYASYKINDIFKINGRIEYYRDNKNFFVTGFPGYFDSVNSFHGFPCPSCIFQPANVGTSYLALTIGTTITPEIPKLPIITGLILRPEFRWDTSVNGTQPFFRGQNSGNWVARSSSQGMFNMDVIIPFSLL; this is encoded by the coding sequence ATGAAATGGTATAGTCTTCCCCTTGTGACTGCGGCGTCGCTCGCGGCCGGCGTGGCCCTCGCGGCCGATCTGCCGAAGAAGAAAGCGCCGGTCGCTCCGCCGCCGCCGCCGGCCTGGCTCGATACGCTCACCGTCGACGGTTATGTCGAGGGCGGCATCGCCATCAACTTCAACCAGCCCTACAACAAGCTGAACTGGGGCCATCTCTACACCGATCGCGCCAACTGGCCGACGTTCAACGGCGCCGTTCTGACTGTCCAGCGCCCGATCGACCCCAAGGCGACGACCTATGACTTCGGCTTCAAGCTGCAAGGCCAGATCGGCGAAGACGCCCGCTACAACCATCTCACTGGCTTCCTGGATTATCTGATCCACGACCGCACCCAGATCGCCATTCTCGAAGCCAATGTGCAGGCCCATCTGCCCTGGACGAGCATCATCTCCGAAGGCGGCGTCGACGTTAAGGCCGGCATCATGCCGACGTACAACGGCGCTGAGCTGATGTATGCGAAGGACAATCTGTTCTACTCGCACTCCTACATCTTCAACTTCGGGCCCTTCCTGCACACCGGCCTGATGACGACGACGCATGTGCGCGAGTGGCTCGATGTTTACGCCGGCGTCACGACGGGCGTGAACAACTGGATCGGCTATCCGGGCCAGCCGAACGCCTCGCCCTCCTTCCACGGCGGCTTCGGCCTCAACCTGCTCGAGGGCAATCTGACGGTCCTCGGCATTGTTCATCACGGTCCGCAGAATTCGTCGCAGGGCCGGTTCAATTACCTCTACACGCCGGCCGCCCTCACGGCCTCCGCGTGGCCGAATGGCGTGCTGGGCGGCATTCCGCAGGCCTGCATCTGCGAGCCGAACACCGCCAACCGCACCTTCGCCAACCTGACGACGACCTGGAAGGCGACCGAGAATCTGACGCTCATCACGGACATCGCCTATAACCGTGAAAGCGGCTGGAACCCGATTTCCACGGTCACGGGCATTCCGCAGAACCAATATGGCGCGTTCGACGGCATTGCGGCCGGGATCAATCCGGCTTGGCCCGGCCTAGCCGCGCTGCCGCAGAAGCCGCAGGGCGCCGAGTCCTATGCGATCGCGCAATATGCGTCCTATAAGATCAACGACATCTTCAAGATCAACGGCCGCATCGAATACTACCGCGACAACAAGAACTTCTTCGTGACGGGCTTCCCGGGCTACTTCGACTCGGTAAACTCCTTCCATGGCTTCCCCTGCCCGTCCTGCATCTTCCAACCGGCAAACGTCGGCACCAGCTATCTGGCGCTCACCATCGGCACGACGATCACCCCGGAGATTCCGAAGCTGCCGATCATCACCGGCCTGATCCTGCGTCCGGAATTCCGTTGGGACACCTCGGTCAACGGCACGCAGCCCTTCTTCCGGGGCCAGAACAGCGGCAACTGGGTCGCCCGCAGCTCCTCGCAGGGCATGTTCAATATGGACGTGATCATCCCCTTCTCGCTGCTCTGA
- a CDS encoding aldolase gives MRSVLVLSANERLSMRALESGAAALLMRLGGAPSRAEARSRARAFVEIARKRERRPRLFVQVAPVNGGEVDDDLKAIVGEGLDGVFLEGCEGRADVQWLAVKLAVMEAESGLPAGALKIVALAAQTPAAVFQLGRYKGASPRLAALALDESGLPGGAQARATTRALLALGAAAAGVSAIEAPGAALAVARREGFEGFMAFSEEEIAAIEAVFDAP, from the coding sequence ATGCGCTCTGTGCTCGTCCTTTCGGCCAATGAGCGGCTTTCGATGCGCGCGCTCGAGAGCGGCGCCGCCGCGCTGCTCATGCGCCTCGGCGGCGCGCCTTCCCGCGCCGAGGCGCGCTCGCGCGCGAGAGCCTTTGTCGAAATCGCGCGAAAGCGCGAACGGCGCCCGAGACTCTTCGTGCAGGTTGCGCCTGTGAATGGCGGGGAGGTCGACGATGACCTAAAGGCGATCGTGGGCGAGGGCCTCGACGGCGTTTTCCTCGAAGGCTGCGAGGGGCGCGCCGACGTGCAATGGCTCGCCGTCAAGCTTGCGGTCATGGAGGCGGAGAGCGGCCTGCCAGCTGGCGCGCTGAAGATCGTCGCGCTCGCCGCCCAAACGCCGGCCGCTGTTTTTCAGCTGGGCCGATATAAAGGCGCTTCGCCGCGTCTTGCCGCTCTGGCGTTGGACGAAAGCGGGCTGCCGGGCGGCGCGCAAGCTCGGGCGACGACGCGCGCGCTACTCGCTTTAGGCGCTGCGGCGGCCGGCGTTTCGGCCATAGAGGCGCCGGGCGCCGCTTTGGCGGTCGCGCGGCGCGAGGGTTTTGAGGGGTTCATGGCCTTTTCGGAAGAGGAGATCGCGGCGATCGAGGCGGTCTTCGATGCGCCGTGA
- a CDS encoding DUF2336 domain-containing protein, producing the protein MIVRNFLSWAQTANAAQRAEGAGALARAYLYTDLEPQERRAAEIALMSLLDDPSPLVRRALADNFASAVDAPHAIVSALASDQSDIAAPVLSRSPLLTEAELIDCAAIGDAFAQSAIALRARVPAGVCAALAEVGAREAAISLAVNPGADLPEFSMRRMIERFGDDGEMREALLARPWLPATVRNDLVKATAAALSAFVVDCGWMTNERAERLSREERDKANVIIVTETAERDGRHGVRELVSHLRASQQLTASLVLRALLSGNRDLFEAALVELSGLRAEKVAGLLRDFRGAGFAALYSRAGLPEKFLPAFRAALEAQHEYGDSHAGETRLSLMMIERVLTACDEINGGELDRLMALLRRFEMEAALDDARLEAARIAAEAQAPEVAAPAAFSGVPARSAPLIDLAAFEAELMQIAA; encoded by the coding sequence ATGATCGTGCGTAATTTCCTGTCTTGGGCGCAGACGGCAAATGCGGCGCAGCGGGCCGAGGGCGCGGGGGCGCTCGCGCGGGCCTATCTCTACACGGATCTCGAGCCGCAGGAGCGGCGCGCGGCGGAAATCGCGCTGATGTCGCTTCTCGACGATCCCTCGCCGCTGGTGCGCCGCGCGCTTGCCGATAATTTCGCGAGCGCCGTCGACGCGCCCCATGCGATCGTCTCCGCGCTGGCAAGCGACCAGTCTGATATAGCCGCGCCGGTTTTGTCGCGCTCGCCGCTCCTCACCGAGGCCGAGCTCATCGATTGCGCCGCCATCGGCGACGCTTTCGCCCAGAGCGCCATCGCCTTGCGCGCCCGCGTGCCGGCGGGAGTCTGCGCTGCGCTGGCGGAAGTCGGCGCGCGCGAGGCCGCGATTTCGCTGGCGGTCAATCCTGGCGCAGACTTGCCGGAATTTTCCATGCGTCGCATGATCGAGCGCTTTGGCGACGACGGCGAAATGCGTGAAGCTTTGCTCGCCCGGCCCTGGCTGCCCGCGACCGTCAGGAATGACCTTGTCAAAGCCACAGCGGCGGCCCTTTCCGCTTTCGTCGTCGACTGCGGCTGGATGACCAATGAGCGTGCCGAGCGCCTCTCTCGGGAAGAGCGCGACAAGGCCAATGTCATCATCGTCACGGAGACCGCCGAGCGGGACGGCCGCCACGGCGTGCGGGAGCTTGTTTCGCATCTGCGCGCCTCTCAACAACTTACCGCGAGCCTGGTGCTGCGCGCGCTGCTCAGCGGCAATCGCGACCTCTTCGAGGCGGCGCTGGTCGAGCTTTCGGGCTTGCGCGCGGAAAAAGTCGCGGGGCTGCTGCGCGACTTCCGCGGCGCCGGCTTCGCCGCGCTCTACAGTCGCGCCGGACTGCCGGAGAAATTCCTGCCCGCCTTCCGCGCGGCGCTCGAAGCCCAGCACGAATATGGAGACAGTCACGCCGGCGAGACGCGTCTCTCGCTCATGATGATCGAACGCGTGCTCACCGCCTGCGACGAAATCAACGGCGGCGAACTCGACCGGCTGATGGCGTTGCTGCGCCGCTTCGAGATGGAGGCCGCGCTCGACGACGCGCGCTTAGAGGCCGCCCGCATCGCGGCCGAGGCGCAAGCGCCCGAGGTTGCGGCGCCCGCTGCTTTCTCCGGCGTGCCGGCCCGTTCGGCGCCGCTCATCGATCTGGCGGCGTTTGAAGCGGAGCTGATGCAGATCGCGGCGTGA
- a CDS encoding pyridoxine 5'-phosphate synthase, translating to MSAKPLRLGVNVDHVATIRNARGGPRPDPVRASLLAIEAGADGITAHLREDRRHILDADMARLKAAISKPLNFEMAATGQMLDIALATAPHAVCLVPEKRTERTTEGGLDVVGGHDYLVPYVDQLARGGIRVSLFVEPSTEAIDAAVSIKAPVVELHTGAWCHAVEVGDAAQVEREFARVTAAAAYAGERGLEVHAGHGLDYETARQVSALPQVVELNIGHFLIGEAVFVGLAESIRQMRKAMDEGRAGC from the coding sequence ATGAGCGCCAAACCTCTCCGTCTCGGCGTCAACGTCGATCACGTCGCCACCATCCGCAACGCCCGCGGCGGCCCCAGGCCCGACCCCGTGCGCGCGTCGCTGCTCGCCATCGAGGCCGGCGCCGATGGGATTACCGCCCATCTGCGCGAGGATCGCCGCCATATTCTCGACGCCGACATGGCACGGTTGAAGGCGGCCATCTCCAAGCCGCTCAATTTCGAAATGGCGGCGACCGGACAGATGCTCGACATCGCCCTCGCCACCGCCCCGCACGCCGTCTGCCTCGTGCCCGAGAAGCGTACCGAGCGCACGACCGAGGGCGGGCTCGACGTCGTCGGCGGGCATGATTACCTCGTTCCTTATGTCGATCAGCTCGCGCGCGGCGGCATTCGCGTGTCGCTCTTCGTTGAGCCGTCCACCGAGGCGATCGACGCGGCCGTCTCCATCAAGGCGCCGGTCGTGGAGCTGCATACAGGCGCCTGGTGCCATGCGGTCGAGGTCGGCGATGCGGCTCAGGTCGAGCGCGAATTTGCGCGGGTGACGGCTGCCGCGGCCTATGCGGGCGAGCGCGGGCTCGAAGTCCACGCCGGCCACGGCCTCGATTACGAGACCGCGCGTCAGGTCTCGGCGCTGCCGCAGGTGGTCGAGCTCAATATCGGCCATTTCCTGATTGGCGAGGCTGTTTTTGTCGGCCTGGCCGAGTCGATCCGCCAGATGCGCAAAGCCATGGACGAGGGGCGGGCGGGCTGCTGA
- a CDS encoding carboxylesterase/lipase family protein, whose translation MKISAHPFVSSFKATAILAFMLCGYSASFNAQAAQQDETVAKTDKGLARGVVHDGLREFKGIPYAAPPTGELRWAMPQPAHAWSGILDATKYKSACPQAARYGIPESSDDEDCLYANVTAPWSGKADKRKRPVIVWIHGGAFVGGSSALYPLDHLARAGDAVVVSFNYRLGVFGFIAHPAFEPDHNGGYGLEDQRAALRWVKRNIAAFGGDPNNITVAGESAGAAGVCMHILAPDETRGLYNKAIVQSAGCVTPLPTVAEGKEIGKKMSDLVGCKDESTALACLRKKPVKDLLDAGVTIAGGNIVTFLPVTGTKTVPQPGAVAIPAGKFVHVPVIMGGTRDELRLYVAYAVQAGLSVTKDNYATELAQTYGKNADAIAAKYPVADYSSAPAALGTVWSDFRPDVGINNCIYLQTAKLLRKSVPVYEFVFADRNAPAVTADPGFEMGAVHSSELPYLFPHFDNTRNVAGPDLQGGSKLISEQMTGYFTSFAKTGRPAAANAPAWPLFTADGDVMRFAPGETGRFDASSAHKCGFWKSLYPSILTQ comes from the coding sequence ATGAAAATCTCAGCGCATCCATTTGTCTCGAGCTTCAAAGCCACGGCCATATTGGCCTTCATGCTGTGCGGCTACTCAGCGAGCTTCAATGCGCAAGCCGCGCAACAAGACGAAACAGTCGCCAAAACCGACAAGGGGCTGGCGCGCGGCGTCGTGCATGACGGCCTACGAGAATTCAAGGGAATCCCTTACGCCGCGCCGCCCACGGGCGAGCTGCGTTGGGCGATGCCGCAGCCGGCGCACGCCTGGAGCGGAATTCTCGACGCGACCAAATATAAGAGCGCCTGCCCGCAGGCCGCGCGCTATGGCATCCCCGAATCCAGCGACGACGAAGACTGCCTCTACGCCAATGTGACGGCGCCCTGGTCAGGCAAGGCCGACAAGCGCAAGCGTCCGGTCATCGTGTGGATTCACGGCGGCGCCTTCGTCGGTGGATCGAGCGCGCTTTATCCGCTCGACCATCTGGCGCGCGCCGGCGACGCCGTCGTCGTGTCCTTCAATTACCGGCTCGGCGTCTTCGGCTTCATCGCCCATCCCGCCTTCGAACCGGATCACAACGGCGGATATGGGCTAGAGGATCAGCGCGCCGCGCTGCGCTGGGTGAAGCGCAATATCGCAGCCTTCGGCGGCGATCCGAATAACATCACGGTCGCAGGCGAATCCGCCGGCGCGGCCGGCGTCTGCATGCATATTCTCGCGCCCGACGAGACGAGAGGCCTCTACAACAAGGCGATCGTTCAGAGCGCGGGCTGCGTCACCCCGCTCCCGACCGTCGCGGAAGGCAAGGAGATCGGCAAGAAGATGTCCGATCTCGTCGGCTGCAAGGACGAGTCGACCGCCCTCGCCTGCCTGCGCAAGAAGCCCGTGAAGGATTTGCTCGACGCTGGCGTGACGATCGCCGGCGGCAATATCGTGACCTTCCTGCCGGTCACCGGCACGAAGACCGTGCCGCAGCCAGGCGCCGTGGCGATCCCCGCGGGGAAATTCGTGCATGTGCCGGTCATCATGGGCGGCACGCGCGACGAGCTTCGCCTCTATGTCGCCTATGCGGTTCAGGCGGGCCTATCCGTGACGAAGGATAATTACGCCACTGAGCTCGCGCAGACCTATGGCAAGAACGCAGACGCGATCGCCGCGAAATATCCGGTCGCCGATTATTCCTCGGCCCCTGCCGCTCTCGGCACGGTCTGGTCCGATTTCCGGCCGGACGTCGGCATCAACAATTGCATCTATCTCCAGACGGCGAAGCTGTTGAGAAAGTCGGTTCCGGTCTATGAGTTCGTCTTCGCCGATCGTAACGCGCCGGCCGTCACCGCGGATCCGGGTTTCGAGATGGGCGCCGTGCATTCATCGGAGTTGCCCTATCTGTTCCCGCATTTCGACAACACGCGCAACGTCGCCGGCCCCGATCTCCAGGGCGGATCGAAGCTCATCTCGGAGCAGATGACGGGCTATTTCACGAGCTTCGCGAAGACTGGCCGTCCAGCGGCCGCCAATGCGCCAGCCTGGCCGCTTTTCACGGCGGATGGCGATGTGATGCGCTTCGCGCCCGGCGAGACGGGCCGCTTCGACGCCTCCAGCGCGCATAAATGCGGGTTCTGGAAATCGCTCTATCCATCGATCCTCACGCAGTAG
- a CDS encoding AraC family transcriptional regulator, translated as MLDYIDKHLDEKLSVDRLSGVANFSKFHFHRQFSEYCGISLSRYVQLMRLKRASYRLAFNPRAQIIDIALDAGFENPESFSRAFKNSLGQTPSGFRKKPDWASWSERYRIPLPPRERTNEMDVKIVEVAPVLVAALEHRGSHTLLNASVQRFIEWRKASGLSPINECETYGVPYNDPNVTPPDEFRFDICGSLTEPAPANSQGIVTKTIPGGRCAMTLHAASRERISESVYALYRDWLPKSGEELRDFPVYFHYLNLDHDTPEQSHLTEIYLPLK; from the coding sequence GTGCTCGATTACATTGACAAGCATCTCGATGAAAAGCTTTCGGTCGACCGCCTCAGCGGCGTCGCCAATTTCTCGAAATTCCACTTCCATCGGCAATTCTCTGAATATTGCGGGATAAGCCTCTCGCGCTACGTCCAGCTCATGCGCCTCAAGCGCGCCTCCTACCGGCTCGCTTTCAATCCCCGCGCGCAGATTATCGACATCGCGCTGGATGCGGGTTTTGAAAATCCCGAATCCTTTTCGCGCGCCTTCAAGAACAGTCTGGGCCAAACGCCGAGCGGTTTCCGCAAAAAGCCCGATTGGGCCTCGTGGAGCGAACGCTATCGAATTCCCCTCCCCCCTCGTGAAAGGACCAATGAAATGGACGTCAAGATCGTGGAAGTCGCACCTGTATTGGTCGCGGCGCTCGAACATCGCGGCTCCCACACTTTGCTCAACGCCTCGGTGCAGCGGTTCATCGAGTGGCGGAAGGCCTCCGGCCTCTCGCCAATCAATGAATGCGAAACCTACGGCGTTCCCTACAATGACCCGAACGTCACGCCGCCCGACGAATTCCGTTTCGACATTTGCGGGTCGCTGACGGAGCCGGCGCCCGCCAATTCGCAGGGAATCGTGACAAAGACGATCCCTGGCGGCCGTTGCGCCATGACGCTCCACGCCGCCTCGCGCGAGCGGATCAGCGAAAGCGTCTATGCGCTCTATCGAGACTGGCTTCCGAAAAGCGGCGAGGAGCTTCGGGATTTTCCAGTCTATTTCCACTATCTGAATCTCGATCACGATACGCCGGAGCAGAGCCATTTGACTGAGATCTATTTGCCGCTCAAGTAA
- a CDS encoding MOSC domain-containing protein has protein sequence MTLPPSLSVSTVWRYPVKSMMGEELTASVVTPAGLLGDRAFALVDVETGKVVSAKNPKKWPDFFFYRAAYASPLDAQSAPPIWISLPSGQMVRTDAPDVEDVLSAALSRRVRLSASAHQKPTLEQYWPEHEGEANEVSEEAVAGDAPAGTFFDYATVHLLTTGTINRLRELYPEGRFEARRFRPNIVIDTGKAAEFVENDWVGKTIRIGDVRLQITDPCPRCIMPTLAQGDLPNDLGILHKGVLQNKVYVPFAGKALPSVGVYARVISGGALKRGDAVEIEA, from the coding sequence ATGACTCTTCCCCCCTCATTATCCGTTTCCACCGTCTGGAGATATCCGGTCAAATCCATGATGGGCGAGGAGCTGACCGCTTCCGTCGTCACGCCCGCGGGCCTGCTCGGCGATCGCGCCTTTGCGCTCGTCGACGTCGAGACCGGCAAGGTGGTCAGCGCCAAAAATCCCAAGAAATGGCCGGACTTCTTCTTCTACCGAGCCGCATATGCGTCGCCGCTCGACGCGCAGTCCGCTCCGCCGATCTGGATCAGCCTCCCATCGGGGCAAATGGTCCGCACCGACGCTCCCGACGTCGAGGACGTGCTCTCGGCGGCCTTGTCGCGGCGCGTGCGCCTCAGCGCCTCGGCGCATCAGAAACCGACGCTGGAGCAATATTGGCCCGAGCATGAGGGCGAGGCGAACGAAGTGAGCGAGGAAGCCGTCGCCGGAGACGCGCCGGCGGGCACCTTTTTCGATTACGCCACGGTGCATCTGTTGACCACCGGAACGATCAACCGCTTGCGGGAGCTTTATCCCGAAGGCCGCTTCGAGGCGCGGCGTTTCCGCCCCAACATTGTGATCGACACCGGCAAGGCCGCGGAATTCGTCGAAAATGACTGGGTCGGCAAAACCATCCGCATCGGCGACGTTCGCCTGCAGATCACCGACCCTTGCCCCCGCTGCATCATGCCCACGCTCGCCCAGGGCGATCTGCCGAATGATCTGGGCATCCTTCACAAGGGGGTCTTGCAGAACAAGGTCTACGTCCCCTTCGCCGGCAAGGCGCTCCCTTCGGTCGGCGTCTACGCCCGAGTGATTTCTGGCGGCGCACTGAAGCGCGGCGACGCTGTCGAGATAGAAGCCTAA
- a CDS encoding cytochrome-c peroxidase: MTKYRQFFFPRGLLWRTADPRKTVLAAMAAGLIATSSQPAAALERLLTPSEFEAIRHALQSDLQHSRFNPAKEAQNWPERLLGEKLYSDNNLSLNRNQSCATCHQLTPAIDPVTGQPYQAPGFVDADNVEKGTPVSDGSVAGAFGALNAPSAGYASFTPPFHWDAGQKLYVGGQFWNGRASTLAEQAGMPPLNPAEMAMPSKAAVIERLKENAAYRALFWAAYRLNIAGLLSAAETDVAYNAMGKAIAAFERTRSFGPFTSKYDYFIAGRTELTPQERLGLDLFNNKAQCASCHVSAPTKNQAGTWTPALFTDYTYDNIGAPRNLDIPGNPEPNKGLGGRPDIIAVDRQGLEIGKHKTMSLRNIAITPPYGHNGVFKSLEQITHFYNTRDTLGRVPDNRDPGFGIKGWPLPEVPQNINATTIGNLGLTAQEEAAIVAFLKTLTDGYPIWGRDPRVSSNDPGPYEH, translated from the coding sequence ATGACGAAATATAGACAGTTTTTCTTCCCGCGCGGGCTTTTGTGGCGCACCGCTGACCCCCGAAAGACGGTTCTCGCCGCAATGGCGGCGGGCCTGATCGCAACATCTTCACAACCCGCGGCGGCGTTGGAGCGTTTGCTGACGCCGAGCGAATTCGAGGCGATCCGGCATGCGCTGCAGAGCGATCTCCAGCATTCGCGCTTCAACCCGGCCAAAGAAGCGCAAAACTGGCCGGAGCGGCTTCTCGGCGAGAAGCTTTATTCCGACAACAATCTTTCCCTGAACAGAAACCAGTCTTGCGCGACGTGTCATCAGCTCACGCCGGCCATCGATCCGGTTACCGGGCAACCCTATCAAGCGCCTGGGTTTGTCGACGCCGATAATGTCGAGAAAGGCACGCCCGTATCCGATGGCTCGGTTGCGGGAGCCTTCGGCGCCCTCAATGCGCCCAGCGCCGGTTACGCCTCCTTCACCCCGCCGTTTCATTGGGATGCGGGGCAGAAGCTTTATGTCGGCGGCCAGTTCTGGAACGGTCGCGCCTCGACGCTCGCCGAGCAAGCCGGCATGCCGCCGCTCAATCCGGCGGAAATGGCGATGCCGAGCAAAGCCGCGGTCATCGAGCGGCTGAAGGAGAACGCCGCCTATCGCGCGCTCTTCTGGGCCGCCTATCGGCTGAATATCGCCGGTTTGCTGTCTGCGGCGGAAACGGACGTCGCCTATAACGCCATGGGGAAGGCGATCGCCGCTTTCGAGCGGACGCGCTCCTTCGGTCCGTTCACGTCCAAATATGATTACTTCATTGCCGGCAGAACCGAGTTGACGCCGCAAGAGCGGCTCGGCCTCGATCTCTTCAACAATAAAGCCCAGTGCGCGAGTTGCCATGTCAGCGCGCCGACAAAGAACCAAGCGGGGACCTGGACCCCGGCGCTGTTCACCGATTACACCTACGACAACATCGGCGCGCCGCGAAATCTCGACATACCGGGCAACCCAGAGCCCAATAAGGGATTAGGCGGTCGGCCCGACATCATCGCCGTCGATCGGCAGGGGCTCGAAATCGGCAAGCACAAGACGATGTCCTTGCGCAACATCGCCATCACGCCGCCCTATGGGCACAATGGCGTCTTCAAATCTCTCGAGCAGATCACGCATTTCTACAATACGCGCGACACGCTCGGGCGCGTTCCGGACAATCGTGACCCCGGCTTCGGGATCAAAGGCTGGCCGCTTCCCGAGGTTCCTCAAAACATCAACGCCACTACCATCGGGAACCTTGGCCTCACCGCTCAAGAGGAAGCCGCGATCGTCGCCTTTTTGAAAACATTGACGGACGGCTATCCGATCTGGGGACGCGATCCGCGCGTGTCGTCGAATGACCCGGGGCCGTATGAGCACTGA